Part of the Olsenella profusa DSM 13989 genome, TGCTGTCCCTTGCACCTACGCAAAGCAGGTGTTGTTAATTAGTTTGTAAGTACAAACATTATCGTTCAAAACGATTGCATTGCGTGTCTGAGAGCGGAAAGCGGCAGACCCCCGCCGCTCTTTTTTTCATCAGTCCGCAACCTAGCGAGCTTTAGCGTGGCCTAACGTCCCGTGTGGCTTTGCGCACGCGCCCCCCAACAGGTATCTCTCTGCTTGTCCCGTCGAAAGGACGAGACTCCTTGGGCCTCGTTGCGACCCGAGGGCACCAGATGCAAGACGAGAGGACGGTAGGCCACCCCATGAGAGACGACATCCTCCAGATGCCACGCAACGCGTTCCCGGCGCCCACCGGAATATCGGTGTTGATGTTCACTAAGAAGTGACGCAAAGGGACTGCGGTGGAAATCCTGGACCAAGGCAGGACCGGGAGGAACACGCAGATGTACGGCAAGGAGCAGAGAAGGAAGGCCATCGAGACCTTCGCCAGGTTCGACCATAGCTACGCGGACACTGTTGCTGAGCTGGGCCATCCCACCACTTCGGCATTGCGCGGGTGGTGGAAGGAGCACCAGCTCCACGGTGACGAGTTCCTGGAGAAGAGCTGCCGCAAGCCGAAGTGCCCCGACGAGAAGAAGCAGGCGGCTGTTGACTACTACCTGGAGCACGGAAAAAGCCTCACACGGACGATAGGGGCCATGGGGCATCCAAGCCGCGAGATGCTCGGCACCTGGATTGACGGGCTCGCGCCCGGCCAGAGGAAATGCCGCGGGCCGAATCCCAAGAAGGGCGCTCTGCCGATGGAGACGAAGGCGCGGGCCGTGGCGGAGCTCGAGGCACGGGCCGGCAGTGCCGCCGAGGTTGCCGAGCGCCACGGCGTGTCCCGCGTCGCACCCTATGCCTGGCGGCGAGAGATCCTGGGGCACAATGAGGGGAACCCCGAAGAGAAAGGGGTCCCCGCGAGCAAGCCCTACGATGATCTGCCGGATGGCATTCGCGAGCTAGAGAGGATGCAGCCCGACCTGAGGGCGCGGGTCAGGAAGCTTCAACTCGAGATAGACGTGCGCCAGGCGACGCTCGAGATCCTAAAAAAAGAACCGGGCACCGACCCGAACCGGCTGACGAACGCGGAAAGGGCGGCGACAGCCTCGCCGCTGCGTCCGAAGTGGAGGCTCAAGGACCTGCTGGCGCTGATGCAGATGGCGAAGAGCAGCTATGAATACGCGGCTGCCGCCCTGGTACGACCTGGGAGCGCGGAGCGCGCCGAGTCGAGGGCCGCCGTCATCAAAGCGTTCGACGACAGCGGCGGCACGCACGGCTACCGCAGGATCGTCGCCCAGACGGGCGCTGGGGGGTGGACCGTGCGGACGATCATGGACAAGGAGGGCCTCGTCGCCCGCACCGCAAAGAAGAAGCGCCGCTACAGCTCCTACCAGGGGGAGGCATCCGAGGCGCCGGACGACCTGCTGCGCGACGAGCGCGGGAAGCACCACCTCAAGTCCGAGAAGCCGAACGAGCTCTGGGTGACGGACGTCACGGAGTTCCGTATCCCCGCCGGCAAGCCCTACCTCTCCCCGATAATCGGCTGCTTCGACGGCATGCCGATAAGCTGGACGATATCGACCTCCCCGAACGCCGAGATGGCGAACTCGTCGCTTATGGGCGCATGTGCCCAGCTCAGGGAGGGCGAGCATCCCAAGGGGCACAGCGACCGAGGCTGCCACTACCGCTGGCCCGAGTGGATCAAGATATGCGATGACCACGGCATCGTGAGGTCGATGCCGAGGGAGGGGTGCAGTCCCGACAACGCGAGGGCGGAAGGGTTCTTCGGAAGGCTGAAGATAGAGTTCTTCTACGGATGTGTTTGATAGCCTCTCAGTTGCGGGTTTGAGCACCGAAGTCTTTCGGGTCTGAGCACGAAAATCTTTCGCATGTGTGCATGGGCACGCCGACCACCCGTTGATGTGGCCTACCTTTGTCGATGCGTCCGTTTTCGACACGAGGAGGCCAAGAGAGGATGATCGGCGTGGACAAGATCGAGGACATCAGGAGGATGTGGAGGAGAGGCGTCTCGGTGGCTGACATCGCGCGAGCCGCCGGCGTGTCCGAGCCCACGGTGCGCAAGCACAGGGACATGGAGGACCTGTCGCCGGAGCCGCCCAGAAGGACGGGGGGCGAGAGCGAGCTGCTCGCGCCCTATGCCGGCACCATCGACAGGTGGCTCGCCGACGACGCCAGGCACTGGAGGAGGCAGCGCCACACGGCCGTGCGCGTGTACGTGCGTCTGAGGGACGAGGAGGGCTACGACGGGTCGTACTCGACTGTGCAGAGGTACGTGAGGAGGCGCCGCGGGGAGATGGCCCGCGAGGCGGACCAGAGGGACGCCCAGGGCTTCCTGCAGCTGGACTGGCTCGCCGGCGAGTGCCAGGTCGACTTCGGCCAGGCGGACTCCGGGGTGAGGGGCGCGCTCACGCGCGGCCACTGCCTCGCGGTGAGCTTCCCGCACCCCGACGTGGGCCTCACGCAGGTCTTCTGGGGCGAGGCCGCCGAGTGCGTGCGCGAGGGGCTCGCGGGCGTCCTCGCGTTCGTGGGCGGCGTGCCCGCGCGCGCGGTGCTCGACAACGCGACGGAGGTCGGCAGGAGGGTGTGCGGGGAGGTGCGCACCAGCGAGCTCTTCAGGCTGTTCGCCGCCCACTACGGGCTCGACCACGCCCTCGCCGACCCCTACTCGGGCAACGAGAAGGGCAACGTCGAGAACGAGGTCGGCTGCCACAGGCGCGACGCCTTCGTCCCGGTCCCGAGCTTCCACGACGTCAGGGCCTTCGACCGGCGCCTGCTCGCGGACTGCCTGGACATGAGCGACAAGCCCCACTACCGCCTCGGCACCCCCGAGCCCGAGCTGTTCGAGGAGGACAGGGCCGCCCTGCGCGAGCTGCCGCCCGCCGCCTTCTCGTGCGCGAGGTGGGAGGTC contains:
- a CDS encoding IS3 family transposase produces the protein MYGKEQRRKAIETFARFDHSYADTVAELGHPTTSALRGWWKEHQLHGDEFLEKSCRKPKCPDEKKQAAVDYYLEHGKSLTRTIGAMGHPSREMLGTWIDGLAPGQRKCRGPNPKKGALPMETKARAVAELEARAGSAAEVAERHGVSRVAPYAWRREILGHNEGNPEEKGVPASKPYDDLPDGIRELERMQPDLRARVRKLQLEIDVRQATLEILKKEPGTDPNRLTNAERAATASPLRPKWRLKDLLALMQMAKSSYEYAAAALVRPGSAERAESRAAVIKAFDDSGGTHGYRRIVAQTGAGGWTVRTIMDKEGLVARTAKKKRRYSSYQGEASEAPDDLLRDERGKHHLKSEKPNELWVTDVTEFRIPAGKPYLSPIIGCFDGMPISWTISTSPNAEMANSSLMGACAQLREGEHPKGHSDRGCHYRWPEWIKICDDHGIVRSMPREGCSPDNARAEGFFGRLKIEFFYGCV
- the istA gene encoding IS21 family transposase; translation: MIGVDKIEDIRRMWRRGVSVADIARAAGVSEPTVRKHRDMEDLSPEPPRRTGGESELLAPYAGTIDRWLADDARHWRRQRHTAVRVYVRLRDEEGYDGSYSTVQRYVRRRRGEMAREADQRDAQGFLQLDWLAGECQVDFGQADSGVRGALTRGHCLAVSFPHPDVGLTQVFWGEAAECVREGLAGVLAFVGGVPARAVLDNATEVGRRVCGEVRTSELFRLFAAHYGLDHALADPYSGNEKGNVENEVGCHRRDAFVPVPSFHDVRAFDRRLLADCLDMSDKPHYRLGTPEPELFEEDRAALRELPPAAFSCARWEVRRCSRQGVFTMGGVHRYSAGPAYARGEANVALGAFDVTVVDQETGEVVATYEREWGDAPTDSSDPMLQLKLLSEHENLSHVCMGTPTTR